The genomic window GTTCAAAACCTTGTTATGAAAGATTTCCGGTTGGTGCAAGGAAATTGCGGAATCTATTACAACTTTCATGATTATGCCACAACTTTCTGCAACCATGCTGTTTTTGAAACAATAATAAAGGTTGACGGAAATTTCAATAATTTTACAAAAAAAACAGCGAATAAAAAAAATATCTCCAGAGATCCGTTAAAAGAAGACTTCCCGGAATGCCCGGATACTGAAAAATATAAGTACAAGCCGAGTAATTATTGGTGCGATGTCTTAGAGGAACAGAGTGAAAATTCCTCAAAAACAGGAATATGCAAAATCTCTGCTGAGCAGGCGTTTTATATGGCACAATTAGGATATGTGGTGATTGCGGCATGGAAGAATTTAGAAACTAATCCAAAAAAGAATCAAAGCCCGCATTTTGTTACGGTGAGACCTTGCAAGGGAAAATATCCAGGATTGAAGTCATTAAAGGTTGCTCATGTAGGAGGAAGTTATAAAGATGAAAATAACAATACTCATGGCAATGAGGTAAGAAAAATTTCAACAGCCTTTGGAGAAAATTCATTAAATAACATAAAATTTTACTGTAATATAAAGCAGAATTTTATATAGGAGTTTTTATAATGACTGAAAAAGAAGCGTATAGATATTTAGAAAATAAAATTAGCGAAGAAACAGAAATGGAATTTATTGAAATAAGAGCACTTAGAACTCTTTTATTTAATGGAGAGTTGTTTATTGTAACCTTTTTAGATACTGAAGGATATTTAACTTGCTATGAAGCAAGAATACATAATAATTCAATTGTTTTTTATAAATTTTTAACAGAAACATATCAAAAAAAATTTAATGAATATGGGGTCTTTCCATATATAAACACTACATTGTTTTATCAGATAAATAGTTTTAGATACTTTTCATCCTCTATGTTTGTTTATGATTTTAACCATGATGGAGATGATGAAATATTGAAATTTTCTGCGGGGAATGGAGTTCTGTATTTTATATTATCATTTGATTTTATGAATAATAAATACAAATGGCTTCTAACCATAAATAATGTATTTCCATATACACAACCAGCTTTTGAATTTATTTTGTTCAAAGGAAGACAGGGAATAAAAGTGTATGAACATGATTATTCCACGGATAACAACGAATGGTGTTTCTATTACTACGACCGCATCCAGCAAAAATACGTTCAGGACGAAAACGCATCAAGCGAGGAGCTTGAGCAAATCCACGGCAGCCCGGACTTCTTCGCGGAGGCAGGAATAGACTACACAAAGCTAGAGCGGCCACTTGTACCTTCCGACCTTGAAGGCTTTTCCAAAGCGGCGTTGAGAATCTGGCGCAACGCGGTGTACGCACGGCACGGACGCACATTCAGAAGTGAGGACCTGCAGGCCCTGTTCAACGAGTACGCCTGGTACAAGCCGGACAACGAGTATACCGACGACAAACTGACTGACATAGACAGGGCGAACATAAAGCTGATACAGGAGTTTGAAAAAAAATGAAGAAACTAATTTTAGCTATGACTTTATTCTGTGCATTGCTGACGCCTTGTTTTTCACAAAAGGACTCGTATCGGCTGGAGAAATTTGCGGAACTGACAGCGGATTATAACGAAGGGCAATTTATGGAAACTAGCATTGAAGAAATAAAAAAAATAATTAGTTCTTATTCAAGAAAATTTCAGTTTTTTTTTAATGAGGAAATATTTGAATTAAAATTATTAGAAGAATGTAGATTTATATATCCTGGCTATAGTTTGATTCTTGTTATTTGGGTTCATAAAAAAAGAAATGAAATTTTCATGTTTTATCTTGTAATTAAAGGTGATAATGTTGAAAAAGAATTAGGATTTAATGACCCTTTAAAGTTGTCTGAAATAAAAAATGAGCGGTTTTATAAATCAAATTTATTTTTGCAGCTAAAAAAGTTTCAGATATTAGAATATGTGGCATTTAAATATGATTTTAATCATGACGGAAATGATGATATTTTATCTTTTACTCATGATAGTGTTACAGGATATATTCATTTTGAAATAGGAGTAGTTGATATGTGGTCAGAATGTATTAGAACAGCTATTGATATTTCGTGTTTTCCTTTTTTTTCTTTCTTTCCTGAGTTTATTAATTATAAATATCGGCAGGGATTGAAATATTTTGATGGAGAACAATTTGTTTTCTACTACTACGACCGCATCCAGCAAAAATACGTTCAGGACGAGAGCGCGACAAGCGAGGAGCTTGAGCAGATCCACGGCAGCCCGGACTTCTTCGCGGAGGCAGGAATAGACTACGCAAAACTAGAGCGGCCACTTGTACCTTCCGACCTTGAAGGCTTTTCCAAGGCGGCGCTAAGAATCTGGCGCAACGCGGTGTACGCGCGGCACGGCCGCACGTTCAGGAGCGAGGACCTGCAGGCCCTGTTCAATGAGTATGCCTGGTACAAGCCGGACAACGAGTATACCGACGACAAACTGACTGACATAGACAAGGCGAACATAAAGCTGATACAGGAGTTTGAAAAGAAATGAAAAAACTAATTCTATTGATTGTTTTACTTTTATCTTTTGCTTCTGTGGCTTTTTCCTATGAGGAAGTTGAAGCTACGGATTTTATAAAAGAGGAAATCAAGAAAGAGCAAACAAAAAAAAAGCCATACGATTCTTATTTTTCATTAACTGATTATGATGATCTTCCTGAAATACCTAAATTTGAACTGAAATATGTTTTTTCTGCAGGCAAAGACAGATTTCTCGTGCTTGCAAAAGAAAAATACTTTGAAGACAGCAGTCTTAAAGTATTTTATTCTGACGGAGTTACTTTTCTTTCGCCATTATCAATTTATTTTGACTATTATGATGATTCTTGGAGAAAAGAAAAGGGGTATAGCAGGTTTTATTATAGAGAGCCGCCAAATATAATAAGACAGCTTGAAAAGAAGAAATGTGGTGAACTTGCTTTTTATGTTGTTGATTTGAATTTTGATGGTGAATCAGATTATGTCTGGTTTTATGAAGGCGGAATGGGGAATGGTATTGAATTAGGTCCTTTTACAGAATCTTATAAAGATTCTTATTTTTGCAGCGATAGCTATGCTCATATTCAAGATGTAAATATTGAATTCTGCATTCTTGAAGGAAAAAGAGGATTTATTTTTACAAATACTTTTGGAAATTTTCTTACAGTCTGGCCAGATACAAGCGATTACGATTCATCAAAAATAGAAAAAGAATTCTATGAATATAATCCTTCCACAAACAAATACGAGCTGAACGAGAATGTGACGGAAAAACAGATTGCAAATGCAATTATTCCAGACGATTATTTTGCATATGATGGTCTTGATTTTTCTAAGCTTAATTTCCGCCTTATTGACAATGATTTGAAGAATTTTGATAAAGCTCAGCTCCGCCTGATGCGCAACGCGGTGTACGCGCGGCACGGACGCACGTTCAGGAGCGAGGATCTGCAGTCCTTGTTCAATGTGTACGCCTGGTACAAGCCGGACAACGAGTATACCGACGACAAACTGACTGACATAGACAGGGCGAACATAAAGCTGATACAGGAGTTTGAGCAAAAATGAAGAAATTAATTTTAGCTATGACTTTATTCTGTGCATTGCTGCTACCGTGTTTTTCACAAAAGGAAATAGATAAAATATTAAACATTGCAAGAAGAAATGGTTTCAATGCTATATGTGCTTTGGAATTTCCCATTCACTTTGGAATAAATACATATTGGTTGATTGTATGCGAATCTTTTTATGAAGAAGAAAAGGATATTTTTATATTAGATATAAATCATGATGAAACAATTAATATAATATCAAATGATTGTTATGTTGAAACACAAATAAAAAATAATATTTTATTTCCGTATGAAGAGTCCATTCTAAAAAAACAAATTAAAAGGTTTCAGGTAATGCAAACCTCAGGGTTTATATATGATTTTACCCATGATGGCAACTATAAATTCTTCTCTTTTGCTACGGGTGGATCAGGTATTCATTTCAGCATGGAAGATTTTACTGTAGATAAATATTTATTTTTTGTAATACATCCATTTCCATTAAATTTTTCACCAATGGAATTTATAAATTATAGAAATAGACAGGGAATTAAATTCTTTACATATTATAATAAATGGCAATTTTTCTACTACGACCGCATCCAGCAAAAATACGTTCAGGACGAAAACGCATCAAGCGAGGAGCTTGAGCAAATCCACGGCAGCCCGGACTTCTTTGCGGAGGCAGGAATAGACTACACAAAGCTAGAGCGGCCGCTTCTGCCGGCGGACCTGGAAGGCTTCTCCAAGGCGGCGTTGAGAATCTGGCGCAACGCGGTGTACGCACGGCACGGCCGCACATTCAAGAGCGAGGACCTGCAGGCCCTGTTCAATGAGTACGCCTGGTACAAGCCGGACAATGATTACAGCGATGCAAAGCTCTCAGAAACTGACAAGGCGAACATAAAGCTGATACAGGAGTTTGAAAAAAAATGAAGAAATTAATTTTAGCTATGACTTTATTCTGTGCATTGCTGCTACCGTGTTTTTCACAAGAAGAAAAGGAAGCGTATAGATATTTAGAAAATAAAATTAGCATGGCAGAACCTATAGAACTCAATATCGATTTGCTCTGGCTTTGCAAGCCGTGGATAGACAATAAGCTTGTCACAATCGACCACAAAAACCGCTTTGCTACAATAGAATTTTTAGTGGATAAAAACGGGAAGGATTATGCCAAAATGAGTCCCCTGTGCAATTATCCGAAATGCTCCCCGACAAACAATTTCTGGGTTTTCCCCGAATCACAGACCGTCTGCGTGTGGTCGAGCTTGATGATGCACATCTTCAATAACAAAACAAAGAAAAAAAATTCCTTTATTCCACTTAAATCCTGGAAAGGTTACTTTGACAGTGCATTTGAACTTTCTCCAAATGATTTGTATATGCATTTTTATTATTGGGATGTAGAGGATAATGCCAGACATATTTATTGGACATACAATCAGAAAAAAAAACTTATAAATGATGATGACATTATTGCTCGTATAAGTGAGAAACTGCTTTTTCAACTTGAGCCTTACGGAAAGAAATTTCTTGCGTATGAAACTGATTATAAAAAAAATACCTGTAAATACTTTTATTATAATATAGAGAATGAGGAAAGATGGTCAAATGATTTCACAGAAAAACTTACAGAAGTGTTTCCCGAAGCTTTCAGTGAAATATTTATCAACAAAGAAAAAAGATTTCTGATTTCTTTAATTTACAGAAATCAAAACGGTCTCCTGAAAAGGAACTATGCCTTAATGACATGGAGCGAAGATAAAAATGACTTCGGGATTTTCCCGCTTGATGCAATTGTTCCAAAAGGGAAAAAAATGAAAACACTCGAAAGCATATCGGATGACCGCCGGTGGGGAGTATTCTGGCTTGAAGGTTACAAGGGAATAAATAATGAAGTCCTGTTCAAATATGCCTTCGTGAATTTCGATTCAAAATACCCGATGAATTTTAGTCCGCTGGTCATAATAGATGATTATTATGGTAGGTATAAATATTGGAAAAATTCATCTTTTTTTATTCATCCGATATACGGTCAGTGTTTTATGTACACAATGCTGGACAAAAAAACAAAAAAGAATAAAGCTTACTTCTACAAGATGAGCGACATGCAGAAAGAGATAGACAAAATCCTGCTCGAAAAGGCAAAAAGTGCACTGAGCGAGGGAAAATGAACCACAAACATCTTCTGTCCATAACATTGCTATTAATCTCGCCGTATATTTTTTCGCAGGAAAAAAGCATGCAGATAGATGAATTAGTCCTAAGGGAAAAAAAGGAGATAAAGTGCAAGGAATATTTTCACAACCTGGAGCCGTGGAAGGAAGGAAAACTGGCAACAATCGA from Treponema succinifaciens DSM 2489 includes these protein-coding regions:
- a CDS encoding YARHG domain-containing protein → MTEKEAYRYLENKISEETEMEFIEIRALRTLLFNGELFIVTFLDTEGYLTCYEARIHNNSIVFYKFLTETYQKKFNEYGVFPYINTTLFYQINSFRYFSSSMFVYDFNHDGDDEILKFSAGNGVLYFILSFDFMNNKYKWLLTINNVFPYTQPAFEFILFKGRQGIKVYEHDYSTDNNEWCFYYYDRIQQKYVQDENASSEELEQIHGSPDFFAEAGIDYTKLERPLVPSDLEGFSKAALRIWRNAVYARHGRTFRSEDLQALFNEYAWYKPDNEYTDDKLTDIDRANIKLIQEFEKK
- a CDS encoding YARHG domain-containing protein, giving the protein METSIEEIKKIISSYSRKFQFFFNEEIFELKLLEECRFIYPGYSLILVIWVHKKRNEIFMFYLVIKGDNVEKELGFNDPLKLSEIKNERFYKSNLFLQLKKFQILEYVAFKYDFNHDGNDDILSFTHDSVTGYIHFEIGVVDMWSECIRTAIDISCFPFFSFFPEFINYKYRQGLKYFDGEQFVFYYYDRIQQKYVQDESATSEELEQIHGSPDFFAEAGIDYAKLERPLVPSDLEGFSKAALRIWRNAVYARHGRTFRSEDLQALFNEYAWYKPDNEYTDDKLTDIDKANIKLIQEFEKK
- a CDS encoding YARHG domain-containing protein; the encoded protein is MKKLILLIVLLLSFASVAFSYEEVEATDFIKEEIKKEQTKKKPYDSYFSLTDYDDLPEIPKFELKYVFSAGKDRFLVLAKEKYFEDSSLKVFYSDGVTFLSPLSIYFDYYDDSWRKEKGYSRFYYREPPNIIRQLEKKKCGELAFYVVDLNFDGESDYVWFYEGGMGNGIELGPFTESYKDSYFCSDSYAHIQDVNIEFCILEGKRGFIFTNTFGNFLTVWPDTSDYDSSKIEKEFYEYNPSTNKYELNENVTEKQIANAIIPDDYFAYDGLDFSKLNFRLIDNDLKNFDKAQLRLMRNAVYARHGRTFRSEDLQSLFNVYAWYKPDNEYTDDKLTDIDRANIKLIQEFEQK
- a CDS encoding YARHG domain-containing protein, whose amino-acid sequence is MEDFTVDKYLFFVIHPFPLNFSPMEFINYRNRQGIKFFTYYNKWQFFYYDRIQQKYVQDENASSEELEQIHGSPDFFAEAGIDYTKLERPLLPADLEGFSKAALRIWRNAVYARHGRTFKSEDLQALFNEYAWYKPDNDYSDAKLSETDKANIKLIQEFEKK